The following coding sequences lie in one Candidatus Nitrospira allomarina genomic window:
- a CDS encoding CYTH and CHAD domain-containing protein — MAWKIHQAIENEIKFRIPPRFQIPPDMGEPIPPRVFTSTYFDSEHHRLGQLGLTLRKRVEQAHGVWQLKIPSGAVRVELTIDSSSRSIPWEFQDLLTAFFRKQEAIQLGKLRTKRKGVRIRKDSQVIVEVVQDSVALIRDQKTVHSFQEVEIELQESTAAQLKPIRKILLYAGAEEKPLQPKIFQALQLPYPLALKLSDASAPPTEHIRERLHSQFLQMLQHDPGTRLGRDSEALHRMRVAIRRMRAIIRAMRTFLAPEWTEHVRQELGWVGSLLGEVRDGDVLLESFRQNFHDLSIQETRAFQSILKIFEDQRSMARAKLLEGLRSDRYLNLLNHFEDSLPRFPFQSSPLTITELAENAFHKVQDFVDASNSLFPKTDLHRTRILLKRARYAIELAEPLLGKRAKQFLKQAQHTQDLLGHHQDALVAEQRLLAIKQYSRSTGIAYVIGLMIERLRNQQSQVYQQLPKQWQKLQKHGKKL, encoded by the coding sequence ATGGCATGGAAGATTCACCAGGCGATTGAAAACGAAATTAAGTTTCGGATTCCCCCCCGCTTCCAAATCCCTCCCGACATGGGGGAGCCGATCCCGCCACGCGTATTTACCTCCACCTATTTTGACAGCGAGCACCATCGACTCGGTCAATTGGGTCTGACACTCCGAAAACGAGTGGAACAAGCCCATGGGGTGTGGCAATTAAAGATACCCAGCGGTGCCGTTCGAGTGGAGTTGACCATTGATTCCAGCAGTCGCAGCATTCCCTGGGAATTTCAGGACTTATTAACGGCTTTTTTTAGAAAACAGGAGGCCATTCAACTCGGAAAACTCCGGACAAAGAGAAAAGGGGTACGCATTCGGAAGGACAGCCAGGTCATCGTTGAAGTCGTTCAGGACTCCGTCGCCCTCATCAGAGACCAAAAAACTGTGCATTCATTCCAGGAAGTCGAGATCGAACTCCAGGAAAGCACAGCCGCTCAACTCAAGCCTATCAGGAAGATCTTGCTGTATGCCGGGGCAGAGGAGAAACCATTACAACCCAAGATTTTTCAAGCACTACAACTTCCCTATCCGCTTGCCCTCAAACTCAGTGATGCTTCAGCACCACCGACAGAACATATTCGAGAAAGGCTTCACTCCCAGTTCCTTCAGATGTTGCAACATGATCCCGGCACCCGCTTGGGTCGGGATAGCGAAGCACTCCATCGCATGCGAGTCGCGATCCGCCGCATGAGAGCCATCATTCGAGCCATGCGTACTTTTCTCGCACCCGAATGGACAGAGCATGTCCGCCAGGAGCTGGGATGGGTTGGTTCTTTGTTGGGCGAAGTGAGAGATGGGGATGTCCTTTTGGAATCATTTCGTCAAAATTTCCATGACCTCTCCATACAAGAAACGCGTGCATTTCAATCGATTCTCAAGATTTTTGAAGATCAGAGGTCTATGGCCCGTGCCAAACTTCTGGAGGGATTGCGTAGTGACCGGTATCTCAATCTCCTGAATCATTTTGAGGACTCATTACCCCGTTTTCCATTTCAGTCGTCTCCACTGACGATTACGGAATTAGCGGAAAACGCCTTTCACAAAGTTCAGGATTTTGTGGATGCCTCAAACAGCTTGTTCCCGAAAACTGATCTGCATCGCACTCGAATACTCTTAAAACGGGCGCGATATGCCATTGAACTGGCCGAGCCCTTGCTTGGCAAGCGTGCCAAACAGTTTCTTAAACAAGCGCAACACACGCAGGATCTTCTGGGACACCATCAGGATGCGTTAGTTGCTGAGCAACGGCTCCTCGCCATCAAGCAATACTCCCGGTCAACGGGCATAGCCTATGTCATTGGACTGATGATCGAACGGTTACGAAACCAGCAATCCCAAGTGTATCAACAACTCCCGAAACAGTGGCAAAAGCTTCAAAAACATGGGAAAAAGCTATAA